One window of Metopolophium dirhodum isolate CAU chromosome 3, ASM1992520v1, whole genome shotgun sequence genomic DNA carries:
- the LOC132940930 gene encoding uncharacterized protein LOC132940930, producing the protein MAPIVVNAAMEQLTVHSASYRPLPLPLPVRRCRTPVKRSLAPSVVITAHREAYRWRDPQEPIKSKPPPDHGFLAGDGVDRFHCTSYQMHYPVKDGLHRARPVTPPGRPSLVHISMEAETTTGNAYRRPATTKLWRRPSSAYKVSPEPMETTSVHRASYKPPPCNFDSKAKADICPRRAFVDESLRSRMPIKSHTTYTTSYYTSHPNLKLLGQIPEKLGQMQGSSNETPRALTKKIFNSNKLVKCTRKIEHTT; encoded by the exons ATGGCTCCGATCGTGGTCAATGCGGCCATGGAACAGTTGACCGTGCACAGTGCCTCCTACCGGCCGCTCCCGCTCCCGTTGCCGGTGCGCCGCTGCCGGACACCTGTTAAACGGTCACTAGCTCCGTCGGTCGTCATCACAGCACACCGAGAAGCATATCGTTGGAGAGACCCACAGGAACCGATTAAGTCGAAGCCACCTCCAGATCACGGGTTCCTGGCCGGAGACGGTGTTGACCGTTTCCACTGCACGTCGTACCAAATGCATTACCCAGTAAAAGACGGATTGCACCGCG cTCGACCGGTCACCCCTCCCGGCCGGCCGTCGCTGGTACATATTTCAATGGAAGCCGAGACAACTACAGGTAACGCGTACCGCCGCCCCGCTACAACGAAACTTTGGCGACGCCCTTCGAGTGCCTACAAAGTGTCGCCGGAACCGATGGAAACGACATCAGTGCACCGGGCGAGTTACAAACCTCCACCGTGTAATTTTGACTCAAAGGCAAAGGCTGATATCTGCCCTAGACGCGCTTTTGTCGACGAATCACTAAGGTCCAGGATGCCTATTAAAAGTCACACCACTTACACGACCTCATATTACACGAGCCATCCGAATTTAAAACTTCTAGGACAGATACCAGAAAAATTGGGTCAGATGCAGGGTTCGTCGAATGAAACACCAAGAGCCctcaccaaaaaaatatttaatagcaaTAAACTGGTTAAATGTACGAGAAAAATTGAACACACGACATAA